A portion of the Acidimicrobiales bacterium genome contains these proteins:
- a CDS encoding amidohydrolase family protein, whose product MRNGHKVFDADSHVIYPADLWDTYLEPEFKHRVTRKAPAGLDTYNPVVVDGRWTQHDTSLYGQFQKVINWTAEDMEAKYGDIVHKGFTGDRVADALAVDGIDVAVIYGPEYDLWVDGIDPQLQAAMVRAYNRWGAEMRETSGGRVITSSPVPLNDIARAVEEIQFAHDELGIRAFWARPNYINHRNLGHRYYDPIYELLQDLDCAFATHEFMGLRGNTEGSDRFFTFTEWHTAVHAHEAQNAMLSMITQGVYERFPKLRVAYMEAGCGWLPSWLHRIDEHLELGGEKECPDLTMSATEYFKRNCWITTECEDPFVADVIRWLGDDRILWESDFPHPDSKYPGTTVEFMELRPDLITMESKSKILWDNAVDFYRFPDGYLPTEFHEATDEPINASA is encoded by the coding sequence ATGCGCAACGGCCACAAGGTCTTCGACGCCGATTCCCACGTGATCTACCCGGCGGATCTCTGGGACACGTACCTCGAACCCGAGTTCAAGCACCGCGTCACCCGCAAGGCTCCGGCCGGGCTCGACACCTACAACCCGGTCGTCGTCGACGGTCGCTGGACCCAGCACGACACCAGCCTCTACGGCCAGTTCCAGAAGGTCATCAACTGGACCGCCGAGGACATGGAAGCCAAGTACGGCGACATCGTCCACAAGGGTTTCACCGGCGACCGGGTCGCCGACGCGCTCGCCGTCGACGGCATCGACGTCGCCGTGATCTACGGTCCCGAGTACGACCTCTGGGTCGACGGCATCGACCCGCAGCTCCAGGCCGCCATGGTGCGCGCCTACAACCGTTGGGGCGCCGAGATGCGCGAGACGTCCGGCGGTCGAGTGATCACCAGCTCACCCGTGCCGCTCAACGACATCGCCCGCGCCGTCGAGGAGATCCAGTTCGCCCACGACGAGCTCGGCATTCGGGCCTTCTGGGCGCGTCCGAACTACATCAACCACCGCAACCTCGGTCATCGCTACTACGACCCGATCTACGAGCTCCTCCAGGATCTCGATTGCGCCTTCGCAACCCACGAATTCATGGGCCTGCGGGGCAACACCGAAGGGTCGGATCGCTTCTTCACCTTCACCGAGTGGCACACCGCCGTACACGCCCACGAGGCGCAGAACGCCATGCTCTCGATGATCACCCAGGGTGTCTACGAACGGTTCCCGAAACTGCGCGTGGCCTACATGGAGGCCGGCTGCGGCTGGCTCCCGTCCTGGCTGCACCGCATCGACGAGCACCTCGAGCTCGGCGGCGAGAAGGAATGCCCGGACCTCACCATGTCCGCGACCGAGTACTTCAAACGCAACTGCTGGATCACGACCGAGTGCGAGGATCCGTTCGTCGCCGACGTGATCCGCTGGCTCGGCGACGATCGCATCCTGTGGGAGAGCGACTTCCCCCATCCCGACTCCAAGTACCCCGGCACCACCGTGGAGTTCATGGAGCTGCGCCCCGACCTGATCACCATGGAGAGCAAGTCCAAGATCCTCTGGGACAACGCCGTCGACTTCTACCGGTTCCCGGACGGGTACCTCCCGACCGAGTTCCACGAGGCGACCGACGAACCGATCAACGCTTCGGCCTGA
- a CDS encoding ABC transporter substrate-binding protein produces the protein MRERNWLRLLAALCVFVVIAAGCGDDDGDDATPDTTDTDTDGDTDTDGDTDTDTDTDGDTDTDTDTDTAGECDATVPGTEITYGTFAPSNVLDPTRASGALVGGTEVAAIYDALFIYDHENGTYTPHVAEGIESNDDFTEWTLTLRDDITFSDGTPLDAQMVSDHMDRFFDEGVRNTSAGFMTTITDKTVVDATTLVITLDGPWAEFPFLFADEPGMVVNVGVIGDDVGANPPDAAGVGPYVVERNAPGEELVLVARDDYWGGPVCVERLRFVFNPGTTYESFQAGDLDVAFLRSPAEIGLARENGENEFMVPQDGGTVLIINHVEGRPGNDIRVREAISLAVDDAVVNERAYEGNLNASKSLIVPGSRYFSDAVEVAETDADRATELLEEAKADGYDGTLQVLCTTTPPSGDTGLAMEALLEGVGFDVTVDIIGQGDQIGEVVAGNFDAACWGFNAGPATATTTFGRNLRSDSASNRMGYASDAMDAALDAILAAPSGQEQLDAYAEMNNIFIEDKVAVALGSTDEGIVWSDEVQGIVPTVATIFLFHDAVIAG, from the coding sequence ATGAGAGAACGAAACTGGCTCCGTCTGTTGGCGGCGCTGTGCGTCTTCGTCGTGATCGCCGCAGGTTGCGGTGACGACGACGGGGATGACGCGACGCCGGACACGACGGACACCGACACGGACGGCGACACCGATACCGACGGTGACACCGATACCGACACCGATACCGACGGTGACACCGACACCGACACCGACACCGACACTGCCGGTGAGTGCGACGCGACGGTCCCCGGTACCGAGATCACCTACGGCACGTTCGCGCCGAGCAACGTGCTCGACCCGACCCGCGCCAGTGGCGCGCTGGTGGGTGGCACCGAGGTGGCCGCGATCTATGACGCGCTGTTCATCTACGACCACGAGAACGGCACCTACACGCCGCACGTGGCCGAAGGGATCGAGTCCAACGACGACTTCACCGAGTGGACCCTGACCCTGCGGGACGACATCACGTTCAGCGACGGGACGCCGCTCGATGCCCAGATGGTGTCCGATCACATGGACCGGTTCTTCGACGAGGGTGTGCGCAACACGTCCGCCGGCTTCATGACCACGATCACCGACAAGACCGTCGTCGACGCGACCACCCTGGTCATCACCCTCGACGGACCGTGGGCCGAGTTCCCGTTCCTGTTCGCGGACGAGCCGGGCATGGTCGTCAACGTCGGCGTGATCGGCGACGACGTCGGCGCCAACCCGCCTGACGCCGCCGGCGTCGGTCCCTATGTCGTGGAGCGCAACGCCCCCGGCGAAGAACTGGTGCTCGTCGCTCGTGACGACTACTGGGGTGGCCCGGTCTGCGTGGAGCGCCTGCGCTTCGTGTTCAATCCGGGTACGACCTACGAATCGTTCCAGGCCGGCGACCTCGACGTCGCCTTCCTGCGCAGTCCCGCGGAGATCGGTCTCGCACGCGAGAACGGTGAGAACGAGTTCATGGTGCCCCAGGACGGTGGCACCGTCCTGATCATCAACCATGTCGAGGGCCGACCGGGCAACGACATCCGGGTCCGTGAGGCGATCTCGCTCGCCGTCGACGACGCGGTCGTGAACGAGCGGGCCTACGAGGGCAACCTGAACGCCTCGAAGTCGCTCATCGTCCCGGGTTCGCGTTACTTCTCCGACGCCGTCGAGGTGGCGGAAACCGATGCTGACCGGGCAACCGAGCTGCTCGAGGAGGCCAAGGCCGACGGCTACGACGGCACTCTCCAGGTGCTGTGCACGACCACGCCGCCGTCCGGCGACACCGGTCTCGCGATGGAGGCGCTGCTCGAGGGCGTCGGCTTCGACGTCACCGTCGACATCATCGGCCAGGGTGACCAGATCGGTGAGGTCGTCGCCGGCAACTTCGACGCCGCCTGCTGGGGCTTCAACGCCGGCCCGGCCACGGCCACGACCACCTTCGGACGCAACCTGCGATCCGACAGTGCCTCGAACCGCATGGGCTATGCCAGCGATGCGATGGATGCCGCACTCGACGCCATCCTCGCCGCGCCGTCCGGTCAGGAACAGCTCGACGCCTACGCCGAGATGAACAACATCTTCATCGAGGACAAGGTGGCCGTTGCGCTGGGCTCGACCGATGAGGGCATCGTGTGGTCCGACGAGGTCCAGGGCATCGTCCCGACCGTCGCCACCATCTTCCTCTTCCACGACGCGGTGATCGCTGGTTGA
- a CDS encoding RDD family protein has product MSASTRARLSLSARRIAARLVDGFTVFFLSFGLAVTVLFAVMAPLTDALDVGPWGRALAPALLVFVVAVTYETAFVARRGQTPGKELCNVKVIAVDAPGPRAFGRAVVAWGVLVVPDFGLALLPVAVGVVALLADPRGRSVFDRVFGTWVIDYDADIEEGPVVAAASSDEIESRYGPRLWRAVTGSLGVSKP; this is encoded by the coding sequence ATGAGCGCCTCGACCCGCGCCCGACTCTCGCTGTCCGCCCGGCGGATCGCCGCCCGTCTGGTCGACGGCTTCACGGTGTTCTTCCTGTCGTTCGGACTCGCCGTGACCGTCCTGTTCGCGGTCATGGCACCGCTCACCGACGCGCTCGACGTCGGACCATGGGGGCGTGCCCTCGCTCCTGCGCTGCTGGTCTTCGTCGTGGCGGTGACCTACGAGACGGCGTTCGTCGCTCGGCGCGGTCAGACCCCGGGGAAGGAGCTCTGCAACGTAAAGGTCATCGCGGTCGACGCCCCGGGCCCCCGGGCGTTCGGTCGTGCCGTGGTCGCGTGGGGTGTCCTGGTCGTACCCGATTTCGGCCTGGCGCTGCTGCCGGTGGCGGTCGGAGTTGTTGCGCTGCTTGCGGACCCCCGGGGCCGCAGCGTGTTCGATCGAGTATTCGGCACATGGGTGATCGACTACGACGCCGACATCGAGGAGGGACCGGTCGTCGCTGCGGCATCATCCGACGAGATCGAGTCCCGCTACGGCCCGCGGCTCTGGCGGGCAGTCACCGGATCGCTGGGGGTGTCGAAGCCATGA
- a CDS encoding MarR family transcriptional regulator, producing MSAASDDNVRLADDVRLAAVVPGYVLDHDSPAGLFTRLQRVVIFLEMLQVEAVREFDISFRDFVILATLRKEAPPHALPVSQIADYVIRPMGSISHAVDRVERKGLVRRETPTDDRRKVIVTLTAEGHALADQALTAYNGIRERVFARLSGDELGVIDDSVSMLLDALEADHWEQVDEHR from the coding sequence GTGAGCGCAGCAAGTGATGACAACGTGCGCCTTGCCGATGACGTGCGCCTCGCCGCGGTCGTACCGGGCTACGTGCTCGATCACGACAGTCCTGCCGGTCTCTTCACCCGCCTTCAGCGGGTCGTGATCTTCCTCGAGATGCTGCAGGTCGAAGCGGTCAGGGAGTTCGACATCAGCTTTCGTGATTTCGTGATTCTCGCAACGCTGCGCAAGGAAGCGCCGCCCCACGCCTTGCCCGTCAGCCAGATCGCCGACTATGTGATACGGCCGATGGGATCGATCAGCCACGCTGTCGACCGCGTGGAGCGCAAGGGGCTCGTCCGCCGAGAGACGCCGACCGACGATCGTCGCAAGGTGATCGTCACGCTGACCGCCGAGGGGCATGCGCTCGCCGATCAGGCGCTCACCGCCTACAACGGAATCCGGGAGCGAGTGTTCGCCCGCCTCAGTGGCGACGAACTCGGCGTGATCGACGATTCCGTGAGCATGCTGCTCGACGCACTCGAAGCCGACCACTGGGAGCAGGTAGATGAACATCGGTGA
- a CDS encoding ABC transporter permease, which translates to MMRIIGNRLLKLAPVLFLVSLATFFLVELVPGDPAIRLLGNDATPEDVARIRMELGLDRPVLERYTEWLGNALQGDFGNSLLKPAFSVRELLVQSLPITLQLATMGILIALIVAIPTALWAAYREGSGFDRASNALTSALISIPSFVAALLLAFLFVSNPTVPRTAIGILGVAAGLWALWTARPGAAPGGRFRVRWLLIGVGILALTALVTNKFPAFNRTGFSRITAEEGLSENLRTAFLPALTIALTEIAVFTRLLRSDLIATLQEDYILSARAKGMSPGKVLRKEALRPSSFSLVTLLGVSLGRAIGGTVIVETVFGIQGVGRLVVSDGVTPGDFPIVQGGVLLIAVFYVFINLLVDLSYLYLDPRVRDAR; encoded by the coding sequence ATGATGCGCATCATCGGCAACCGGCTCCTGAAGCTGGCGCCCGTGCTCTTTCTGGTCTCGCTGGCCACGTTCTTCCTGGTCGAGCTCGTTCCCGGCGACCCTGCCATTCGGCTGCTGGGCAATGACGCGACCCCCGAAGACGTGGCCCGCATCCGTATGGAGCTGGGCCTCGACCGTCCGGTCCTCGAGCGCTACACCGAATGGCTCGGCAACGCCCTCCAGGGCGACTTCGGCAACTCGCTCCTGAAGCCCGCCTTCAGCGTGCGCGAACTGCTGGTGCAGAGCCTGCCCATCACGCTCCAGCTCGCGACCATGGGCATTCTCATCGCCCTGATCGTCGCCATCCCCACCGCCTTGTGGGCTGCCTACCGGGAGGGGAGCGGGTTCGATCGGGCCAGCAACGCGCTCACCTCGGCCCTGATCTCGATCCCGAGCTTCGTCGCTGCGCTCCTCCTCGCCTTCCTCTTCGTCTCCAACCCCACGGTGCCGCGCACGGCCATCGGCATACTCGGCGTCGCCGCCGGCCTCTGGGCGCTGTGGACGGCGCGGCCCGGGGCCGCGCCGGGCGGACGGTTCCGGGTGCGCTGGCTGCTCATCGGCGTCGGCATTCTCGCCCTCACCGCACTCGTCACGAACAAGTTCCCCGCCTTCAACCGCACCGGTTTCTCCCGAATCACCGCCGAGGAGGGCCTCAGCGAGAACCTGCGCACGGCGTTCCTGCCCGCACTCACGATCGCGCTCACCGAGATCGCCGTGTTCACCCGCCTCCTGCGCAGCGACCTCATCGCCACCCTGCAGGAGGACTACATCCTGTCGGCTCGGGCCAAGGGCATGTCCCCGGGCAAGGTGCTGCGCAAGGAGGCGTTGCGGCCATCGTCGTTCTCGCTGGTCACCTTGCTGGGGGTCAGCCTCGGCCGGGCCATCGGCGGCACCGTCATCGTCGAAACCGTGTTCGGCATCCAGGGCGTCGGACGACTCGTCGTGAGCGATGGTGTGACGCCCGGCGACTTCCCGATCGTGCAGGGCGGCGTGCTCCTGATCGCCGTGTTCTACGTGTTCATCAACCTGCTGGTGGACCTCTCGTATCTCTACCTCGACCCGAGGGTGCGCGATGCCCGTTGA
- a CDS encoding TauD/TfdA family dioxygenase yields the protein MNNPPGGLTIEPLTGNTGALVHGVDLRDVADEVHAALHQALLDHLVLFFPGQSLTMTEQLAFGRLLGEVEVPPFGPGHPDLPEMTVLDQHAPKGNGTDAWHSDNTFRAEPPKFTMLQAEQLPPTGGDTCWSNMYEAFDTLSGPLQRLLDGLTATHDLTKILELTIANGHSGGADLAAMRAAFPPMSHPVVRTHPETGRKALFVNGNFTTKIDQLGDAESRRVLDHLYDHIQTPDFQCRFHWTPGALALWDNRCLQHYAVPDYEDRRVMHRLIIRGEQPA from the coding sequence GTGAACAACCCGCCCGGCGGGCTCACAATCGAACCCCTCACCGGCAACACCGGCGCGCTCGTCCATGGCGTCGACCTCCGGGACGTCGCCGACGAGGTCCATGCCGCGCTGCACCAGGCGCTGCTGGATCACCTGGTGCTGTTCTTCCCCGGCCAGTCGTTGACGATGACCGAACAGCTGGCCTTCGGTCGACTCCTCGGCGAGGTCGAGGTGCCGCCGTTCGGGCCGGGCCATCCCGACCTGCCCGAGATGACGGTGCTCGATCAGCACGCCCCGAAGGGCAACGGCACCGACGCATGGCACAGCGACAACACGTTTCGTGCCGAACCACCCAAGTTCACCATGCTCCAAGCCGAGCAGCTTCCGCCGACCGGTGGTGACACGTGCTGGTCGAACATGTACGAGGCCTTCGACACCCTGAGCGGACCACTGCAACGCCTGCTCGACGGGCTGACCGCGACGCATGATCTCACCAAGATCCTCGAGCTCACCATCGCCAACGGCCACAGCGGGGGCGCCGACCTCGCGGCGATGCGCGCCGCGTTTCCGCCGATGTCGCATCCGGTCGTGCGGACACATCCCGAGACCGGACGCAAGGCGCTCTTCGTCAACGGCAACTTCACGACGAAGATCGACCAGCTCGGCGACGCCGAGAGCCGGCGGGTCCTCGACCATCTCTACGACCACATCCAGACCCCCGACTTCCAGTGCCGTTTCCACTGGACCCCCGGCGCCCTGGCGCTGTGGGACAACCGATGCCTCCAGCACTACGCCGTCCCCGACTACGAGGACCGGCGCGTCATGCACCGACTGATCATTCGCGGCGAACAACCCGCCTGA
- a CDS encoding cupin domain-containing protein, with protein sequence MSDAIFHPLDAAPWENPDDAPEELRELAEKAKAVGARRAQVTTGAIGLHTQLSEMPAGYEVPPHRHSAHELMVVLEGGCTIANGPTLTAGDMAEVPADSEYGFTVGPDGMRFIVVRPDKSTTKLS encoded by the coding sequence ATGAGTGATGCGATCTTCCACCCACTCGACGCGGCGCCGTGGGAAAACCCCGACGACGCGCCCGAGGAACTACGCGAACTCGCCGAGAAGGCCAAGGCCGTCGGCGCCCGCCGGGCCCAGGTGACCACCGGCGCCATCGGACTCCACACCCAACTGTCCGAGATGCCCGCCGGCTACGAGGTACCGCCGCACCGCCACAGCGCTCACGAACTGATGGTCGTCCTCGAAGGCGGCTGCACCATCGCCAACGGCCCCACCCTCACCGCCGGCGACATGGCCGAAGTGCCCGCCGACTCCGAGTACGGCTTCACCGTCGGTCCCGACGGCATGCGCTTCATCGTCGTCCGGCCCGACAAGTCCACCACCAAACTGTCCTAG
- a CDS encoding ABC transporter ATP-binding protein: MTSMHAAPPLLDVSRVSTSFSTSRGELRAVDGASFALEAGETLGIVGESGSGKSVLVRTIMQLLGRNATVAPESSILFEGRDLLQLDPSTATSFWGNEMAMVFQDPLTSLNPVRRIGNQMAEPLRQHLGLSRADARARSLELLAMVGITDPERRIDAYPHELSGGMRQRVTIAIAISCEPKLLIADEPTTALDVTVQKQILDLLATLQNDLGMGMILITHDLGVVASYADRIAVMYAGRIVEQATAVEVFDSTTHPYTEALLDSIPRMGGPAHAPLHAISGRPPDMTDPPTGCSFNPRCRLAQPDCLETDPELVPIEGEHVHACLHPLGTPAGDRARAANRESGVTAAGLALDVVESA, from the coding sequence ATGACTTCCATGCATGCTGCGCCGCCACTGCTCGACGTCTCCCGCGTGTCGACGTCGTTCTCGACGTCGCGCGGCGAGTTACGAGCAGTCGACGGCGCGTCGTTCGCCCTCGAGGCCGGCGAGACGCTCGGCATCGTGGGCGAGTCGGGCTCCGGCAAGTCGGTGCTCGTGCGCACGATCATGCAGCTGCTCGGGCGCAACGCCACGGTTGCCCCCGAGTCGAGCATTCTGTTCGAGGGACGCGATCTGCTCCAGCTCGACCCCTCCACCGCCACGAGCTTCTGGGGCAACGAGATGGCGATGGTCTTCCAGGACCCTCTGACGTCGCTCAATCCCGTGCGCCGCATCGGCAACCAGATGGCCGAGCCGCTGCGGCAACACCTGGGCCTGAGTCGAGCCGACGCCCGAGCACGATCGCTCGAGCTGCTCGCCATGGTCGGAATCACCGATCCCGAGCGGCGCATCGACGCCTATCCACACGAGTTGTCGGGTGGGATGCGTCAGCGCGTCACCATCGCCATCGCCATCTCGTGTGAGCCCAAACTGCTGATCGCCGACGAGCCGACCACCGCGCTCGACGTGACGGTGCAGAAGCAGATCCTCGATCTCCTCGCCACACTCCAGAACGATCTGGGCATGGGCATGATCCTGATCACGCACGACCTGGGAGTGGTGGCCTCGTATGCCGATCGCATCGCCGTGATGTACGCCGGCCGCATCGTCGAGCAGGCCACCGCCGTCGAGGTCTTCGACTCCACCACCCATCCCTACACCGAGGCGCTGCTCGACTCCATCCCGCGTATGGGCGGGCCGGCTCACGCGCCGCTGCACGCGATCTCGGGTCGGCCCCCCGACATGACCGATCCGCCGACCGGTTGCTCTTTCAATCCCCGATGCCGCCTCGCCCAGCCCGATTGCCTCGAGACCGATCCCGAACTCGTGCCGATCGAGGGCGAGCACGTCCACGCCTGCCTTCATCCGCTGGGAACCCCGGCCGGCGACCGTGCTCGCGCCGCCAATCGCGAGTCGGGCGTCACCGCGGCCGGTCTCGCGCTCGACGTCGTGGAGAGTGCCTGA
- a CDS encoding cupin domain-containing protein — protein MHHIRYNDIGWHVPTSTRDELDLADEPPVDEPGRKFLVDGEAGFYMQAVRIPPNFDAPAHHHDRAELFMVVEGACTFNGEPMVPFDVTVVEPGESYGFIAGSEGVTFLVTRHDIATFVEES, from the coding sequence ATGCATCACATCCGCTACAACGACATCGGGTGGCACGTACCCACGTCCACCCGCGACGAGCTCGACCTCGCCGACGAACCTCCGGTCGATGAACCAGGACGCAAGTTCCTGGTCGACGGCGAGGCCGGCTTCTACATGCAGGCCGTGCGCATTCCGCCGAACTTCGACGCGCCGGCGCACCACCACGATCGAGCGGAGCTGTTCATGGTGGTCGAGGGTGCGTGCACGTTCAACGGTGAACCGATGGTTCCGTTCGACGTGACCGTGGTCGAGCCCGGCGAGAGCTACGGCTTCATCGCCGGGTCCGAAGGCGTGACGTTCCTCGTCACTCGCCACGACATCGCCACGTTCGTCGAGGAGTCGTGA
- a CDS encoding ATP-binding cassette domain-containing protein has translation MAGTGSAHLRSPDDAILRVEDLVVEFPLPGGQTVRAVSGISFDLIEGETLGLVGESGCGKSTTGRAILQLRPPTSGSVKFEGTELCELGHRDLRRIRTRLQMVFQDPISSLNPRRKVKDIVAEGFDIWGRPDDAAERIDEALTAVGLDPTVVGDRRPHEFSGGQCQRISIARALLMRPRILVCDEPVSALDVSVQAQILNLLEEMKARFGLTMVFIAHDLSVVNSISDRVLVMYLGKVCEVGAPGALFERPYHPYTELLIRSIPLPDPHIPRTPSAVQGEMPSPIDPPSGCRFRTRCPHATDVCTTTEPQLVEVSPGRHVACHHPLS, from the coding sequence ATGGCCGGCACGGGTAGCGCCCACCTCCGTTCGCCCGACGACGCGATTCTGCGGGTCGAGGATCTCGTCGTCGAGTTCCCCCTGCCGGGCGGTCAGACCGTCCGGGCGGTCTCGGGGATCAGTTTCGATCTGATCGAAGGAGAGACGCTCGGCTTGGTCGGCGAGTCGGGCTGCGGCAAGTCGACCACCGGACGAGCCATTCTCCAGCTGCGACCGCCCACGTCCGGATCGGTGAAGTTCGAGGGCACTGAGCTGTGCGAGCTCGGCCATCGCGATCTCCGCAGGATCCGGACCCGTCTCCAGATGGTGTTCCAGGACCCGATCTCGTCGCTCAATCCGCGACGCAAGGTCAAGGACATCGTCGCCGAGGGCTTCGACATCTGGGGTCGACCCGATGACGCGGCTGAGCGCATCGACGAGGCCCTGACCGCCGTCGGCCTCGATCCCACGGTGGTTGGCGACCGCCGCCCCCACGAGTTCTCCGGCGGGCAGTGCCAGCGGATCTCGATCGCCCGGGCCCTGCTGATGCGGCCTCGCATCCTGGTGTGCGACGAGCCGGTCTCGGCACTCGACGTGTCGGTGCAGGCCCAGATCCTCAACCTGCTCGAGGAGATGAAAGCGCGTTTCGGGCTCACGATGGTGTTCATCGCCCACGACCTCTCGGTGGTGAACAGCATCAGCGACCGCGTGCTCGTGATGTACCTGGGCAAGGTCTGTGAGGTCGGCGCACCGGGCGCGCTCTTCGAGCGGCCGTACCACCCGTACACCGAACTGCTCATCAGGTCGATCCCGCTGCCCGACCCGCACATTCCCCGCACCCCCTCGGCGGTCCAGGGCGAGATGCCGTCGCCGATCGACCCACCGAGCGGCTGCCGGTTCCGCACCCGCTGTCCCCATGCCACCGACGTCTGCACCACGACCGAGCCGCAGCTCGTCGAGGTGAGCCCCGGTCGCCACGTCGCCTGCCACCATCCGCTGTCATGA
- a CDS encoding amidohydrolase family protein: protein MSDLVVRGGTVVDGTGLPRRRADVVVREGRVVSVGRADKATVNAADEVIDADGLIVAPGIVDAHTHYDPQVTFEPLASMSSYHGVTTVLAGNCGFSVAPTRADDRDFVRRLFAKVEQMEPTAMDAVSFDFESFGEYLGARQGTLGINLACYIGHSNVRRWVMGEAGSERSATPAEVTEMAEIVGDAMRAGAAGLSSSHAPTHLDGDNRPVPSRFSDRDELAALAEAAGSTGSGSITYLPESAVGGIDERDEDYCIELGRRSGLPIIIQGLGGRNKTDAPTATWDRAQDFLDRATNNGTPVYSILIARPPERPVTIGPENHHYLAVPSWVEMLALDHDARAERLADPDARAVLRDAVENYNRDPALGTTTPPPLWHTVHVQHVADVANQSLVGRTVADIATERGEAPADVVLDLALAEDFATEFRWNWETPEWTDAVRIAQQDPRMIIGTSDGGAHLARDDGADWSSWFLRNWVLDREVWSLEEGIRQITHVPAAILGIGDRGTLEPGRWADMFLFDPDRIDAGRKEFVRDLPGGAGRFKAWPVGVHATIVNGVPVIVDDTPTGKLPGRIASPGGPR, encoded by the coding sequence GTGAGCGACCTCGTCGTTCGCGGTGGCACCGTCGTCGACGGCACGGGCCTGCCCCGCCGTCGAGCCGACGTCGTCGTCCGCGAAGGAAGGGTCGTGTCGGTCGGCCGGGCCGACAAAGCCACCGTGAACGCGGCCGACGAGGTGATCGACGCCGACGGACTGATCGTGGCCCCCGGCATCGTCGACGCCCACACGCACTACGACCCCCAGGTCACCTTCGAACCCCTCGCCTCGATGTCGAGTTATCACGGCGTCACCACCGTGCTGGCCGGCAACTGCGGCTTCTCGGTCGCTCCCACCCGGGCCGACGACCGCGACTTCGTCCGGCGGCTGTTCGCCAAGGTCGAACAGATGGAACCGACGGCCATGGACGCGGTGTCGTTCGATTTCGAGTCGTTCGGTGAGTACCTGGGCGCCCGCCAGGGCACCCTCGGGATCAACCTGGCCTGCTACATCGGCCACTCGAACGTGCGGCGTTGGGTCATGGGCGAGGCCGGCTCCGAACGGTCCGCCACCCCGGCTGAGGTCACCGAGATGGCCGAGATCGTGGGCGACGCCATGCGAGCCGGTGCCGCCGGCCTGTCGTCGTCGCACGCGCCCACCCACCTCGACGGCGACAACCGGCCGGTGCCGAGCCGGTTCTCCGATCGCGACGAGCTCGCTGCTCTCGCCGAGGCGGCCGGTTCCACCGGCAGCGGCTCGATCACCTACCTCCCCGAGAGCGCCGTGGGCGGCATCGACGAGCGCGACGAGGACTACTGCATCGAACTCGGTCGTCGATCCGGGCTCCCGATCATCATCCAGGGCCTCGGCGGACGGAACAAGACCGACGCCCCCACCGCCACATGGGACCGAGCGCAGGACTTCCTCGACCGGGCAACGAACAACGGCACGCCGGTCTACAGCATCCTGATCGCTCGCCCGCCGGAACGTCCCGTGACGATCGGGCCGGAGAACCACCACTATCTCGCCGTTCCCTCGTGGGTCGAGATGCTCGCCCTCGATCACGATGCCCGCGCCGAGCGGCTCGCCGATCCCGACGCCCGTGCGGTGCTGCGCGACGCGGTCGAGAACTACAACCGCGACCCGGCTCTCGGCACCACCACTCCCCCGCCGCTGTGGCACACCGTCCACGTCCAGCACGTGGCCGACGTTGCGAACCAATCGCTGGTCGGTCGCACCGTGGCCGACATCGCGACCGAACGAGGCGAGGCGCCGGCCGACGTCGTGCTCGACCTGGCGCTCGCCGAGGACTTCGCCACCGAGTTCCGCTGGAACTGGGAGACACCGGAGTGGACCGACGCGGTGCGCATCGCGCAGCAGGACCCGCGCATGATCATCGGCACGTCCGACGGCGGCGCCCACCTGGCCCGCGACGACGGTGCCGACTGGAGCTCGTGGTTCCTGCGCAACTGGGTGCTCGACCGCGAGGTGTGGTCGCTCGAGGAGGGCATCCGCCAGATCACCCACGTGCCGGCCGCCATCCTCGGCATCGGCGATCGCGGCACGCTCGAACCGGGGCGATGGGCCGACATGTTCCTGTTCGACCCCGACCGCATCGACGCCGGCCGCAAGGAGTTCGTCCGCGACCTCCCCGGCGGCGCCGGCCGATTCAAGGCGTGGCCCGTCGGGGTCCACGCCACCATCGTCAACGGCGTCCCCGTGATCGTCGACGACACCCCGACCGGGAAACTCCCCGGACGCATCGCATCACCCGGAGGCCCACGATGA